A window of Christiangramia forsetii KT0803 contains these coding sequences:
- the typA gene encoding translational GTPase TypA, producing MTAIRNIAIIAHVDHGKTTLVDKIMHHCELFRDNQSTGELILDNNDLERERGITITSKNVSVTYKDTKINIIDTPGHADFGGEVERVLNMADGVLLLVDAFEGPMPQTRFVLQKAIDLGLKPCVVINKVDKENCTPDEVHEKVFDLMFELGAEEWQLDFPTVYGSAKNNWMSDDWKNETDNIEPLLDMVMEHIPAPKVDLEGSPQMLITSLDFSSFTGRIAIGRLQRGTLKENQQVSLVKRDGSIKKTRIKELHTFEGLGRRKIEEVQAGDICAIVGLEGFEIGDTVADFENPEGLKTIAIDEPTMSMLFTINDSPFFGKDGKFVTSRHIKERLYKELEKNLALRVNETDSADKFLVYGRGVLHLSVLIETMRREGYELQIGQPQVIIKEIDGVKCEPIEELTIDLPEDVSGKAVEMVTMRKGEMLSMEAKGERMNIQFLIPSRGIIGLRNQLLTATAGEAIMAHRYKEYQPVKGGIPERQNGSLVSMEKGKAIPYSIDKLQDRGKFFVDPGEDIYEGQVIGENSRQDDMAVNITKTKKLSNVRSSGADDKAKIVPAIKFSLEEALEYIQKDEYVEVTPNHLRLRKVLLTENERKRSKAI from the coding sequence ATGACAGCTATTAGAAATATCGCGATTATCGCACACGTTGACCACGGTAAAACTACCCTGGTTGATAAAATTATGCATCACTGTGAATTGTTCCGTGATAACCAGTCTACGGGTGAACTTATCCTGGATAATAATGATCTTGAAAGAGAGCGTGGAATTACCATCACTTCCAAGAACGTTTCAGTTACGTATAAGGACACAAAAATAAACATTATTGATACTCCTGGTCACGCCGATTTTGGCGGTGAAGTAGAGCGAGTATTGAACATGGCTGATGGTGTATTACTATTGGTAGATGCTTTTGAAGGACCTATGCCGCAAACGCGTTTTGTACTTCAAAAAGCGATCGATCTTGGTTTGAAACCATGTGTGGTTATAAATAAAGTTGATAAAGAAAACTGTACTCCAGATGAGGTTCACGAAAAGGTTTTTGACCTTATGTTTGAGCTTGGCGCTGAAGAATGGCAGCTGGATTTCCCAACCGTATATGGTTCGGCGAAGAACAACTGGATGAGTGACGACTGGAAGAACGAAACCGATAATATCGAGCCATTGCTGGATATGGTAATGGAACACATTCCTGCACCAAAAGTAGATCTGGAAGGATCTCCTCAAATGTTGATCACTTCCCTGGATTTCTCTTCATTTACCGGACGTATTGCCATTGGTAGATTACAGAGAGGAACTTTGAAAGAAAATCAGCAGGTTTCTTTAGTAAAGCGTGATGGAAGCATCAAGAAAACAAGAATTAAAGAACTACATACTTTCGAAGGTTTAGGCCGTAGAAAGATAGAAGAAGTACAGGCAGGTGATATTTGTGCGATCGTAGGTTTAGAAGGTTTTGAAATTGGTGATACCGTTGCCGATTTTGAAAATCCTGAAGGCTTGAAAACTATCGCGATTGATGAGCCTACCATGAGTATGCTTTTCACGATCAACGATTCTCCTTTCTTCGGAAAAGATGGAAAGTTCGTGACTTCAAGACATATCAAGGAAAGACTGTATAAAGAACTTGAAAAGAACCTTGCCCTACGTGTAAATGAAACTGACAGTGCCGATAAATTTTTGGTATATGGTCGTGGGGTACTTCACTTATCTGTTCTTATTGAAACAATGAGAAGAGAAGGTTATGAACTTCAAATTGGTCAGCCGCAGGTGATTATTAAGGAAATTGACGGAGTGAAATGTGAGCCTATTGAAGAGCTTACTATAGATCTTCCGGAAGATGTTTCTGGTAAAGCCGTGGAAATGGTGACCATGAGAAAAGGGGAGATGCTTTCTATGGAAGCTAAGGGAGAAAGAATGAATATTCAGTTCCTTATTCCTTCAAGAGGAATTATTGGGTTAAGAAACCAGTTACTTACCGCTACGGCAGGTGAGGCGATCATGGCGCACAGATATAAGGAATATCAGCCGGTTAAAGGAGGAATTCCAGAGCGTCAGAATGGTTCTTTGGTTTCTATGGAAAAAGGAAAAGCGATTCCTTATTCTATTGATAAACTTCAGGATAGAGGTAAATTCTTTGTAGATCCGGGTGAGGATATTTATGAAGGCCAGGTGATTGGTGAGAATTCACGTCAGGATGATATGGCGGTGAATATCACTAAAACCAAAAAGCTTTCTAACGTACGTTCTTCCGGAGCAGATGATAAAGCGAAGATCGTTCCTGCAATCAAGTTCTCTTTGGAAGAAGCTTTAGAATATATTCAGAAAGATGAATATGTTGAGGTAACTCCAAACCATTTAAGGTTGAGAAAAGTTTTGCTTACTGAAAACGAAAGAAAAAGATCTAAAGCGATCTAA
- a CDS encoding CHRD domain-containing protein, whose translation MKIIKGLFLSVLVLTFASCDDDDDNEVVDNTMTYEAQLGSINDSGANGTATVSIQDDMLTVNVQAQGMVPNQAHPQHIHGLTSGEEGTCPPASADTDEDGIITIPEGAPFYGEVILPLADFPMADENGNISYEKTFMLGENENPTMAELGDLDNRVIVLHGLNNNDEYVATIPVACGELDEM comes from the coding sequence ATGAAGATTATTAAAGGATTATTTTTATCAGTTTTAGTATTGACATTTGCGAGTTGTGATGATGACGATGACAATGAAGTTGTAGACAACACCATGACTTATGAAGCTCAGTTAGGATCTATTAACGATTCTGGAGCGAACGGAACAGCGACTGTATCTATACAGGACGATATGCTAACGGTAAATGTACAGGCTCAGGGAATGGTGCCAAACCAGGCACACCCACAACATATTCATGGATTAACCAGTGGCGAAGAAGGAACCTGTCCACCGGCATCTGCAGATACCGATGAAGATGGGATTATCACTATTCCGGAAGGAGCACCTTTTTACGGTGAAGTTATACTTCCTCTGGCAGACTTTCCAATGGCAGATGAAAATGGAAACATCAGCTATGAAAAGACTTTCATGTTAGGTGAAAATGAAAACCCAACTATGGCAGAACTTGGAGACCTGGATAACAGGGTAATTGTTCTACACGGTTTAAACAACAATGACGAGTATGTAGCTACTATTCCAGTTGCCTGCGGGGAACTTGATGAAATGTAG
- a CDS encoding DinB family protein: MKIQEFLIPQLQQEVALTEKFLKRIPEDKMSWKPHDKSMTIKEIANHLAEIPEWISGTMDSNGWDLEGYQPPSKSTVEEIVTDLKNNASVAEKALKKPDEVYSDTWKMTQGENVLMEMPRFNVLQSMVMNQFPHHRAQLGVYFRLLDISVPATYGPSADES, translated from the coding sequence ATGAAAATTCAAGAATTTTTAATTCCCCAATTACAGCAGGAAGTAGCTCTAACCGAAAAATTTCTGAAGCGAATTCCAGAAGATAAGATGAGTTGGAAACCTCATGATAAATCAATGACTATTAAGGAAATTGCTAATCATTTAGCTGAAATTCCTGAATGGATCTCCGGGACTATGGATTCTAATGGTTGGGATCTCGAAGGATACCAACCTCCTAGTAAAAGCACAGTGGAAGAGATTGTTACAGATTTAAAAAATAATGCTTCCGTAGCAGAAAAAGCGCTTAAAAAACCAGATGAGGTTTACAGCGATACCTGGAAAATGACCCAGGGAGAAAATGTACTTATGGAAATGCCTAGATTCAATGTTTTACAATCTATGGTCATGAACCAGTTTCCTCATCACCGGGCGCAGTTGGGAGTTTATTTCAGATTACTGGACATTTCAGTGCCGGCCACTTACGGGCCTTCGGCAGATGAATCTTAA
- the kdsA gene encoding 3-deoxy-8-phosphooctulonate synthase: MDLSKIPNIKFSDSNNFFLLSGPCAIEGEDMALRIAEKVVSITDKLEIPYVFKGSFKKANRSRIDSFTGIGDEKALKILRKVSETFNIPTVTDIHEVNDAKLAAEYVDILQIPAFLVRQTDLVVAAAETGKVVNLKKGQFMSPEAMKHAVTKVTDCNNEQVMVTDRGTMFGYQDMIVDFRGIPTMREFAPTVLDVTHSLQQPNQSSGVTGGRPDMIETIARAGVVNKVDGLFIETHFDPANAKSDGANMLDLSYLEKLLSNLVAIRKTVNSL; the protein is encoded by the coding sequence ATGGATCTAAGTAAAATTCCCAATATTAAGTTTAGTGATTCCAATAATTTTTTCCTCCTCTCCGGGCCTTGTGCTATTGAAGGAGAAGATATGGCCTTGAGAATTGCTGAAAAAGTGGTTTCAATTACCGATAAATTGGAAATACCTTATGTTTTTAAAGGTTCTTTCAAAAAGGCAAACCGAAGTAGAATTGATAGTTTTACAGGCATTGGTGATGAAAAGGCCTTAAAAATACTTAGAAAAGTTTCCGAAACCTTCAACATTCCTACCGTTACAGATATTCATGAAGTTAATGACGCAAAATTAGCGGCAGAATATGTAGACATCTTACAAATTCCGGCATTTTTAGTTAGACAGACAGACCTTGTTGTTGCCGCTGCCGAAACCGGAAAAGTGGTGAACCTTAAAAAAGGGCAGTTTATGAGTCCGGAAGCAATGAAACACGCCGTAACCAAAGTGACCGATTGTAATAATGAGCAGGTGATGGTCACAGATCGTGGAACCATGTTCGGTTACCAGGATATGATTGTAGATTTTAGAGGAATTCCTACCATGCGTGAATTTGCACCAACGGTACTGGATGTCACACATTCTCTTCAGCAACCCAATCAAAGCAGTGGTGTGACAGGTGGCAGGCCAGATATGATAGAAACTATAGCCCGTGCGGGTGTGGTAAATAAAGTGGATGGTTTGTTTATAGAAACTCACTTTGACCCTGCAAATGCTAAGAGTGATGGCGCCAACATGCTGGATCTTTCTTATTTGGAAAAACTGCTTAGCAATCTTGTAGCTATTAGGAAGACCGTTAATTCATTATAA